A stretch of DNA from Macrotis lagotis isolate mMagLag1 chromosome X, bilby.v1.9.chrom.fasta, whole genome shotgun sequence:
actccagggctggtgctctatccactgcaccacccctatccttcattcttaaagaagaccatgacatcagggagatgatgccatgaaaaacaagtgaactgaatttgagtgaaggggcaTGTattaagtcactagtctcactttatCCTCTAGATAAAGGAGGATCCaggtatggatcaggatgactctAGGTGATTCTGTATATGaagcagaattaagtgacttgcccaaggtcatgcaactagtaagtggtaagtgtttgagaccagatttgaactgaagataCCCACCTTTAAGAATGATGTAGCTTTCTATTGAGTTTCTTGGAGACTCCTGAAGTTGCCATTCTTTGTGCCATTTGTCCTCAGCTCCTAAATGCAGAAACTTCTGTCAATCATTGATGTTCTAGGGAATTATTCTAGGACAAATCCAAATCCTCTGATCCTTAGAAGTTCACAAGGTTGCCCTCTGGTCACAGTGGTAGGGAGAACTACAAgtctcttcccttgccttcctaccTTCCCTTCCTTGAAATATCCTTCTTAGAGACCTTGGTTTGAACTGTTTTCTTTTGGCTCACCATAGAATTTAAGAATTTCTGTTTAATATAAAACTTCCCTGTCCCAAATAAGTTTCTTCAGTCAATCCCAAAACACGTGTTACCTAGTTGAAATGCCTCTGATTGATCAATGCCATAGCTGACAAATATATTAGGGATAGCGttttttgttacttttaaaaTCAGATTGGGCTACTAATTGATTTAAATGGCCCTTCCCACCATCCTTACGACAGGACATTGTGGAGTCATCTCACCTAGCCAGGAACACAGCGAACCATATCTTCCTTCTTCAGGGACTGTTTGTGAAGGATCAGGAATGTGGACTGATGGGAGATTGATGGAAATTGTGTGTGAGCATGAAGCAATGGCccatcagtcaataaacatttattaaatgtctgtgttCCAGACGTGATAAATGCTATGGattcaaagaaagttaaaaaaacaatacAGAGACTTGAGgatctcacaatctaatagggaagacaatatgcaaacaactatcaACAAAAAGTTGGAACTTATGCAAGATATCacaaaaaggaatagaaaagaatatatgcaAGATATATCACAAATCAAAAATAGAGAAGCCTTGGTAATAGGTTGGATATGAGAGATAAGACAtaatgaggagttgaggatgtGAACTTGGGGGACTGATAAGATGGCATTACTTTTAAAAGCAATAGGGACATTTAGAAGGGGGAGGAAGGTTTGtggggaaagataataagttcAGGCTTGGACATGTAGAATTTAAGATGCTTATGGGttattcagtttgagatgtcttagaagcagttggagatgtgagtcTAGAGACCAGTAGAGAGAGACACAGtgcaattcagtaaatatttattaaatatctaggCATTATGCTAAACACTGAGGATGCAAATAAGAAAAAGTctctttcaaggagcttacaatctaatggggaagaaaacacacaaaaggagaaaagaaaaggggaaaggttgGGGACACCAAAGGGGCACCTGACTTAGAGGCATCTTTTTCTGTGGAGTTCATACCAGACAGAGCAgtaaatgcaaagtgaagtgaattgAAATTTCAGTTTCTGCCCTTTATAAAGGAAGGTTTTAGCAGAAGTTTGTTACTCCAGCCTTTAGCTCTCCAATCAGAGGAGAGAGGAAGCTAAGGAAAGAGATATTCAGGGTTGAATTAAAAGCATGGGATGAGATTAAAAGTGGTgaactgggcagctaggtagcacagtggatagagcactggccctagagtcaggaggacatgagttcaaatccaacctcagacacttaataattgtctagctatgtgaccttgggcaagtcacttaactccactgccttgcaaaaataaaaaaaaaacatagttaaCTAATCTTGAGAGGTCCATCTTGTTCCAAAGAATTGAAACCAGGCTGAAACCAGGCTGAGCAGAAGATAAAAAGTGAAGGTTAAACCTGGAttagaagacttttgagaatcattagcatagatAATTTAACCCACTGGAGCTGATAAAagcaccaagtgaaatagtatatatatatatgtagatagataaatagatagattagatagatagatagataaaagaggTACAAGGACAGAGTCCTATAGGACACCCAAGGTTAGTGGGCATGAActggatgaagatccaacaaaggagactgaaaagagcCAGAGAGGGTGTGGCGCACCAGGGGAGAGTAATTTCAGAAGAAGAGGGTGATTGACAGAAAATCTGCAGAAATTTTAAGGATGAAAATTGAAAAACGACCATTATATTTAATAAGGGATCCATAGTAACTTTAGAGAGCATTTTAGCTGAATGATAATGTTAAAGGGCTGGTTATAGAgttaaagagagaagaaaagaagttgaAGTTCCTACTGCACATGGCTTCAAGGAGTTTAGCAACAAAAGGTAGGAGAGATATAGAATGATAGGTAATAGACATAGAAAGATTAggtggtttttaaaattttttttaagaatagggGAGTTATAGGCATGTTTATTGGTAGTAGGGAAGAAGGAATGCAAGTAGTTAAAAGTGGTAGTCTCTGTGGTTGATGAGACAATGGTGCTTTTTTCCCTCCTCACTCACAGAGCTTAAGGGGACTACTTCCTGTTTACTTCTTGTCGTATTTTTCCTGTTTCTATTGTCCTTTCTTGGCTGTTTGAGTGACAGCCAAATTTGGAAGCTTTATCCTTCTAAATATTTACTTTCACTAGTAGGCTGTTAAATTGTGTTAGTTACCACACCTGAGTTTTTTATTTTGCTGTCATAATTGAATGCatagagataaagaaagaggagatcccATTTCTTAAAAAAACGGCCCTTTTTCTTTGTTAGGCGAAGATATTTTGGGAGCAAAGCCCATTATTGTTCTTTCCCACAAGATCCTTGCAAAGGTACCTATGATCAGTAGAGATACCCCTAGATCCCACAAGCCCTAGAAAACCAAGTAATGGGAAACCCGAGTTCTTTTGTCACTTTTTGTTCACCAgtttgaaagcaaaaataaaaaacttattgGTGAGGGAGGATTTCACCAAGTTTCAATAGTCTAAGCCAAAGGGTTCCACTGTGCAGGCATCCACTCTAGCCTAGAGATAGTCAGTGCTTAAAGTTTAGGAACTCCCCCTGGTggttagaaaaatgtaaaaagtgttagatgaaaaaaaaccccattagtttgatgacatatatatatatatatatatatatatatatatatatatatatactttaccCTATGGAATTTTCTAGAGTTAGTGAAAAACCATGTTTCTTTATAGACCTCagatgaaataattgaaaatggTGGTATCACACaacatatttttaacaaaataagaactgaaagttaatttttttccttttttttcacaattttaagtttttatttattagcacCTGAACAAATTATGCCTTAACAGCAAATTTTCGAAGAGGGTACAGGCGTTCTTTCCTCTGCTGTTTTTTAGTCTTCAGGCTTTCCTCATGTTTATTAAGCCTGCGGCGCATGGCACGAGTCTTCTTGGGCCGGAGGTCCAGGGGCTTGTATTTCTTGCCCTTGTAGAATTTCCTGAGGTTCTCGTTCTGTGTCTGGTTGATGACAGTCAAGACCCGGGCAATAGATTTTTGGACGACTCGGATCTTAGATAGTTTGGATGCAGCTCCTCCTGTGACCTTGGCCACTCTCAACTGGGAAAGTTCCACCTTTAAATCATCTAATTGCTTAAGTagctcttccttcttcttcccacGAAGATCCCTGGCCTTGATTTTTGCCATGGTCATGGATGCGAGACTCCACCACTGGCTCTGAGGAgaaagagcatttttttttcctttttaaatgagtcagtcttgtctttttattttccattccatCATATGCACCAGAAAATTAATACTTGTCAGTTGAAGAAAGACCAAGACTGGAAAGCCACTTTTgggaaaacaaattagaaaagaaatcagGGGTTTTGttcttaaaagaaagaataggggtagctaggtggcacagtgaatggagcaccagccctggagtcaggatgatctgagttcaaatccgacctcagacacttaataattacctagctgtgggcaagtcacttaactccattgccttgccaaacaaaataaaacaaaaaaaagatagcaattcaaaattctttattaattctaaaataattttaagtattttgctataaataaataaaattactaatCTAGTAAAATGATATGATCATGTGATTAGAAATAATTAAACATGCAATATCTTTTCAACTTCCCTTGGGCCTCAAGAACTAAATGTCACCCCCAACAAGGCTAATTAAACCTGAATTATTTTGATTAGagttcctttctctccctttccaaagatttcataaaatatttcttttctaaaaaattatctttgaatgaATCCAAAAAAAATTGTGGCTTTAAATTATTGAACAAGTAAAATTCTATAATTCCcaaaaatttaatattcaaagatatataaagatagatatgtttaaagaaaacattttcatgggaacatattttttcttttatttatttttacattactacaatattcttgttgtaatgtaaaagtaaataaaatactcccttccccctcccaaagagagaaaccacaagaaaaataaagtgagaggaaaaaggaaaaaaaaatgtacttcagtctatgttcagataccatcaactccaTTTCTagaatggatcacattctttatcataagtccatcagagaagttgctacagtattttttcccacagttgctattgctaaccgtatttccctccactctattcctccccactcccatttattttattcttcctctcttttcactTTGGCCCGCCTCAGAATTATGTTGTGGGGTAGTTAGGTgtcacaatggacagagcacccaccctggagacaggaggacccatgcccaaatctggtcccagacatcCAACAACCACACAagtgtgtgattctggacaagccACTCAaatctgactaccctcttccacaattttccctctcttttatttattttattttttttttttaggtttttgcaaagcaatggggttaagtggcttgcccaaggtcacacagctaggtaattattgtctgaggccggatttgaactcagctgactccagggctgttgctctatccactgtgccaactagtcaCTCCTTCCCTGTCTTTCATCACAacacttcccctccccttcccttgtcccctttctcccatccctttcctcttctttttcctcaagAGTAAGATAAGTTTTTGtactctgatgagaatgaaggttcactcatttcccctcaccttacCCCCTTCCACTCCATGTGCCATAGGAACATATTTTACTGTGCTTACTTGGCATCAAAATAATTGGCCAAGGTAACATAAACAAAAACAGTATCAACTCAGCCAAACAAATTTCTCATtgaattttccttttgttatccaactttattgaaaaattaagtctatcAAACTACACGATAGTGCCAACCAGACTAAATTACGGGGAATCTTGGATTTCTAGAGATAACCTTGTAAACTTTCAGAATTTGTATCCTGCTTAAGAGTCGAGACCATTCTTGATTTTCATCATTGAATCTTTGTATACCTTTGTACTTCCTTGTATACCTAATAGGTGCTCAATTAATATCTTTCAGGGAAATAGAATTGAACTGGATCAACTGGGACCTCCTACACCCTCTTTGAAAAGAACATGATCAATAAAATTTTGTGTCAATGAGCAACATTATAGCTTTCAATAAAGATATTTTCTCAACCTTGGTTAACAGAATGACTGGCATCAGAACTGGTAACTGGGAATTACTGATTGGGACTTGAAAATATGATGTACCACAGGAGAGGTCAACAAGTCCTCTTTTTTCATTCCAATAGTTTTCCATTCTAGTCTATAAGCTCCCCTATTCATGTTAGAATAGATTTTCTGGAGATAGCAAAAGCATTATAGCCTCAGTCATAATAGCAACTTTCATCTTAGATTAACATAACTGAAAATTTACCAGTTTCTACAAATGCTCTGTTGCTAAGTAGTTATTTACTTTTTCGATCAGAGCATTGTGGGACACAGTTTGGTACATtggaaaatgttgattttttttcttatatttgaatgcattttttctaaattttgtatgtattatttcccctcatttccctagtttgtttcttttattaCAACTACAGAACCTTAAAAGAGAAGCCAAAGAATAAATAGGAATGcatatggaaaaatgaaataattattttatgtcaTTTAACTTATGAATTATCactaaaaaaatctgatttttttctagaCTTCTTTAGTAATTTAAAACTGCTCTAAGATAAACTTAGAATTAACCtgagctatctttttttttaaaacaagacaCTTTTCTGTCTAAATGTATCAACATTTGCTCAGACATGGTTATTTTTGGTCACAGGTTAGATGACCCTGTTTCACTCAAATACTAGTTTGCTCATATAGcagttaaagctatatatatctaatctatatctatatctatatctatatctatatctatatctatatctatatctatatctatatctatatctatatctatatctaaatctatatctatatctatatctatatctatatctatatctatatctatatctatatctatatgtataaatcATCAAGTAAAATGTAAGAATTTTTAGTTTACATGATTCTTCCCTACTAAAAGACCTATATTTAGCAATCTAAAGCTTTACTAATCATATCTGTACCCTAGTGCTGATGATTCCACCCCTCCATTCTACTTTATATTAGTTGCATTTTTAACTATTGAGATATAATGACGATTATGAATTTCTGCCATCATCCTCTTTTTACTATTGAGATGATTCTTTTGTGGTCAGCTGGAAGCTTACTTCACTCAATGAGCTACCCCACACAATACAATGTCTATTATGTTTAAAATGCTGTAGATAGCTCTGTCTCTTTCCCAAATGGCAATGgttgataataatgatgataataatgttttttcccttttggttaaAAATTCTCCCTCAGATGCACAAGAAGGTGCTTGATATGTAGACTTTGGAGTATCCAAGTGAGTCATATTGTTTTATCCTAATTAGTTGCTCTACTTCCAGTTTCTTTCCTCTGTAATCAATATTCCACATAGTTGCCAAAAGGAAAGAACAGGGTTGACCAATTCACTCCCCTGCTTGCTAAGCACtagtgatttctttttctatctggaatcaaatgcaaactactctgccatttaaaactcttcacagtCTAACTCTAGTCTACTACTCTAGgctaatatatatttatgtactttATGGTACAGATAAACTCATCTCTTTGTTGTCCTTCACAAATGGTACTCCATCtagtttagcacagtgtctgcctcatagtaggtgctatataaatgctaatttctctatttctgggCCTGGACACAGGTTGACTCTCATTCTTGGAATACCCTCCTTTCTTACATCTGCTCCTTAAAATTCCTAATTTTCCATGAAGCGCAGCTCAAACACCATCATCTATTTGAGTGTTTTCTTGGTTGCTTAGCTTTTAATATCCTACAAAAATGCCTTggatttatttttgcatatattatatgcttatttttacatgtctgtattttcttttttctagagaatgttttttaagaaagagatggtttcattttttttcttgtatcctATGAAACTGATAGCTGCTTAAGAGATGCTTGTTAGTAATCTAGATGGGGATGAAACTAATACCATTGGAAATTTAATGTCTATAAAgccataaacaaatatttattgtttactgTGTGTTAGACATTGTTCTAAGCatgttaggaatacaaagaatggcaaaaaaagtTTTTCCTAAAGAGTTTATAATTTAAAAGAGGAGACAACAATAAAgcaaatatgtacatataaaatataaaagactcATAGAGATAGGAGAGATAATCTCAAAGTGAAGGCACCAGCAGTGGCAGAGGTCAGAGGTAGAGAATACGGAACAGTGCAAATGAATGGAGTCAGAAGATGAACATTGAATGTGAGGAGTAGCAAGTAGGTCAGTGTGATTGAATTGTAGGATGTGGAGGTgaatcaaataggaaaaaaactgaaaaggaagaaaCATGTTATGAAGGGATTTTAATGCCAAATGGGATTTAAtaattgatcctggaggtgatagagaACCATGAGTGTTTGTTGAGGAAGGGAATAAATGACATTGTCAGATTTGTACttttgaaaaattactttggcagctgagtgaaaTATGGATTAGAACTTGAGGAAGGGAGACCAATGAAGACTCTACTGCAATAGTTCAAGTGGAAGGTAATAAGGGTTATGGCTATATGAGGAGAGAGGAGGCAATTGTAGAGAGGTTATATaagaataaatgacaaaatttgcCAACTGATTGCCAAATGAGATGAATGAGAATTTGAAGGTTACTCAGTGATTTTGAATTTG
This window harbors:
- the LOC141498280 gene encoding large ribosomal subunit protein uL29-like; this translates as MTMAKIKARDLRGKKKEELLKQLDDLKVELSQLRVAKVTGGAASKLSKIRVVQKSIARVLTVINQTQNENLRKFYKGKKYKPLDLRPKKTRAMRRRLNKHEESLKTKKQQRKERLYPLRKFAVKA